From Pseudomonas sp. stari2:
AATGCAGCGCGTGCTGCTGGCCCGGGCGCTGTTGCGCGAGCCCGAACTGCTGGTGCTCGACGAGCCGGTGCAAGGTGTCGATGTCGCCGGCCAGGCCGAGCTGTACAGCCTGATCACCCGCCTGCGCGACCGTCATGGCTGCGGCGTGTTAATGGTGTCCCACGACCTGCATCTGGTGATGAGCACCACCGACCAAGTGGTGTGCCTCAACCGTCATGTCTGCTGCTCCGGGCATCCCGAGCAGGTCAGTGGCGACCCGGCCTTCGTTGAGCTGTTCGGCAATCACGCGCCGAGCCTGGCGGTCTATCACCACCATCACGACCACGCCCATGACCTGCATGGCTCGGTGGTCAAAGGGCCTGTGACGGGCCAACCTCACGTTCACGGAGATAGCTGCAAGCATGGCTGATTTTCTGTTCTACGCCCTGCTTGCA
This genomic window contains:
- the znuC gene encoding zinc ABC transporter ATP-binding protein ZnuC, translating into MSDALIRLEQVAVRFAGQNVLDNIHLSVEPGQIVTLIGPNGAGKTTLVRAVLGLLRPDSGSVWRKPKLRIGYMPQKLHVDPTLPLSVLRFLRLVPGVDRPRALAALKEVGAEHVIDSPVQSVSGGEMQRVLLARALLREPELLVLDEPVQGVDVAGQAELYSLITRLRDRHGCGVLMVSHDLHLVMSTTDQVVCLNRHVCCSGHPEQVSGDPAFVELFGNHAPSLAVYHHHHDHAHDLHGSVVKGPVTGQPHVHGDSCKHG